Proteins from a single region of Amycolatopsis sp. CA-230715:
- a CDS encoding arabinofuranosyltransferase, producing the protein MLDRARQKPAVIEVSAERPTAAVRELLPAVVVSAVVSTGIWWVAEKWDAPRQSQVPSALSATAIAVLAAAVVWLVFRARWPRWATPVAWALPGVISTVWLSFALAGSSFYLGGASWDQVSRLQYLTRTADTAALADLNYASLPPFYPAGWFWLGGRFANLTGLEGWQAYQPWAVLTNAVAVAVAFVLWSVLVRRRFALLIAVATAIAGIRGGDFEPYSWTLIATLPAVAVLAHRVFTDAAANRRTSYASIALIGVFLGCAGAIYTLIFVFALLLLLVLALYVALAHRERTLAMAWRLVRALLLVGAIALPLVLLVWAPYLVAMLRDSPAVSTALRFLPAEGAVFPLPMFEFTLTGLVCLVGTAWLVWRYRTDPHARVLAVVVLTGYGWYAASNVALATHRTLLSFRIEPVIVVALVTAACLAVRDGLARLSPGEPRIRALAAVAVFGSVLALTQTAKAEQYPEKSLDEALGDYDLSGTNAYGHADPGKPGHWNGALVDAIARLTGRPAHDLVVATTTQQLLVFRPYHGFQAAYSGWANPLADFAGRDAELRNWAKIGDPGALVRAMEHSRFTAPDVFVFTREGTDYRLRTTHDAFPKTENVGEEVLKFPMAAFSPSRFTRADVGPFTVLARNAQ; encoded by the coding sequence GTGTCGGCGGTGGTCAGCACCGGGATCTGGTGGGTCGCCGAGAAGTGGGACGCGCCGCGCCAGTCGCAGGTGCCGTCGGCGCTGTCGGCCACCGCGATCGCGGTGCTGGCGGCCGCCGTGGTGTGGCTGGTGTTCCGGGCGCGCTGGCCCCGCTGGGCGACGCCGGTGGCGTGGGCGCTGCCCGGCGTGATCAGCACCGTGTGGCTCTCGTTCGCGCTGGCGGGCAGCTCATTCTACCTCGGCGGGGCGAGCTGGGACCAGGTTTCCCGCCTGCAGTACCTGACCAGGACGGCCGACACCGCGGCGCTCGCGGACCTGAACTACGCGAGCCTTCCGCCGTTCTACCCGGCAGGCTGGTTCTGGCTCGGCGGCCGGTTCGCGAACCTGACCGGCCTGGAGGGCTGGCAGGCGTACCAGCCGTGGGCGGTGCTGACCAACGCGGTCGCGGTCGCCGTCGCGTTCGTGTTGTGGAGCGTGCTCGTGCGACGCCGGTTCGCGCTGCTGATCGCGGTCGCCACCGCGATCGCGGGCATCCGCGGCGGCGACTTCGAGCCGTACTCGTGGACGCTGATCGCCACCCTGCCCGCGGTCGCGGTGCTCGCGCACCGGGTGTTCACCGACGCCGCCGCGAACCGGCGCACGAGTTACGCCTCGATCGCGCTGATCGGGGTGTTCCTCGGCTGCGCGGGCGCGATCTACACGCTCATCTTCGTCTTCGCGCTGCTGCTGTTGCTGGTGCTCGCGTTGTACGTGGCGCTGGCGCACCGCGAACGCACGCTCGCGATGGCGTGGCGGCTGGTGCGGGCGCTGCTGCTCGTCGGCGCGATCGCGCTTCCCCTCGTCCTGCTGGTGTGGGCGCCGTACCTGGTCGCGATGCTGCGCGACTCGCCCGCGGTCAGCACCGCGCTGCGGTTCCTGCCCGCCGAAGGCGCGGTCTTCCCGTTGCCCATGTTCGAATTCACCCTGACCGGACTGGTCTGCCTGGTCGGCACCGCCTGGCTCGTGTGGCGCTACCGGACGGACCCGCACGCGCGAGTGCTCGCGGTCGTCGTGCTCACCGGCTACGGCTGGTACGCCGCGTCGAACGTCGCACTCGCGACGCATCGCACGTTGCTGTCGTTCCGCATCGAGCCGGTCATCGTTGTCGCACTGGTCACCGCGGCCTGCCTCGCGGTGCGCGACGGGCTCGCCCGGCTCTCCCCCGGCGAACCGCGCATCCGGGCACTGGCCGCGGTCGCGGTGTTCGGTTCGGTGCTCGCCCTCACCCAGACCGCGAAAGCCGAGCAATATCCCGAAAAGAGCCTCGACGAAGCACTGGGCGACTACGACCTGTCCGGCACGAACGCCTACGGCCACGCCGATCCGGGCAAACCCGGCCACTGGAACGGCGCGCTCGTCGACGCGATCGCGCGCCTCACCGGCCGCCCCGCGCACGATCTCGTGGTCGCCACCACGACGCAGCAGCTCCTCGTTTTCCGGCCGTACCACGGATTCCAGGCCGCGTACTCCGGCTGGGCCAACCCGCTCGCCGATTTCGCGGGCCGCGACGCCGAACTCCGGAACTGGGCTAAGATCGGCGATCCCGGCGCGCTCGTACGCGCGATGGAACACAGCCGGTTCACCGCGCCGGACGTGTTCGTGTTCACCAGGGAGGGCACCGACTACCGGCTGCGCACCACGCACGACGCCTTCCCGAAGACCGAAAACGTCGGCGAGGAAGTGCTGAAGTTCCCGATGGCCGCGTTTTCACCGTCGCGTTTCACGCGGGCCGACGTCGGGCCGTTCACCGTGCTCGCGCGAAATGCTCAGTAA
- a CDS encoding Uma2 family endonuclease, whose translation MDGTLLVSPSPRPLHQRVVARVLAALTPGCPAECEVLPAPVDVVLDEHTVLIPDVVIGRRADFTERALVGVPVLAVEVVSPSSRHIDRYLKPATLARAGCPHYWVIDPKAPSMSWFRLDGDAYSAVGEVFDDEIAEIEQPYALTMRPSDLVSDY comes from the coding sequence GTGGACGGGACCCTTCTGGTGAGCCCGTCACCGCGTCCGCTGCACCAACGGGTGGTCGCGCGCGTGCTCGCGGCGCTCACCCCAGGTTGCCCCGCCGAGTGCGAGGTGCTCCCCGCGCCGGTGGACGTCGTGCTCGACGAGCACACGGTGCTCATCCCGGACGTGGTGATCGGCAGGCGGGCGGACTTCACCGAGCGCGCGCTGGTGGGCGTTCCGGTGCTCGCGGTCGAGGTGGTTTCCCCGTCCAGCAGGCATATCGACCGGTACCTCAAACCGGCCACGCTCGCGCGCGCCGGCTGCCCGCACTACTGGGTGATCGACCCGAAGGCGCCGAGCATGAGCTGGTTCCGGCTCGACGGCGACGCCTATTCCGCGGTGGGCGAGGTGTTCGACGACGAAATCGCGGAAATCGAGCAGCCGTACGCGCTGACGATGCGCCCGTCGGATCTCGTGTCGGATTACTGA
- a CDS encoding DUF6119 family protein, producing MTQTRVTTLYRMADVGPGELHRLVVDRARDEREFQEVEIGAAPGLLVAGQTDERDVEWVRAIRALTGVDLAFSTSTSSAALFLRVDDATYALTYGHGWHFLRDDLIDHQFALRVAVRTVNPDEIRDITRWALSAKARVDRNLVPARQGFWEFGLREHAEIIRQLNGRARLHLLGGLTHVRERGDRKLQLSLDCGQSLKVPLAVDRAHLVGDLRALSAIERDQPPHDQLAPLLWVRRVPSRTPRRAELDGAVAELLAEPDPARGEIGVAYPARYYEGPDIHYYTGRVAGTRLRTEELTCDHLAEPLAALPRDEWHRALSAGRIEGRREDDEELGGELPALHWLAAEIAEDDARYILIDGDWYRIGDEYLQHVRKVSRTAFERPLPWRLPAWNDAPRNAKTGKVHEEDYNRYVARTLPGFLCLDRKLVPGRTHPSGFEACDLLGPANELVHVKKTSGRTGSSPLSHLFAQGLVSMESLTDPETWHRFRGLVARQSEERARNLGTRPHSVVYAIHRTDKPLTPDTLFTFARSALASACVTSTANGIPVSVAIIP from the coding sequence GTGACCCAGACCAGGGTAACCACTTTGTACCGCATGGCCGATGTCGGACCGGGTGAACTCCACCGCCTCGTGGTGGACAGGGCACGCGACGAGCGCGAGTTCCAAGAAGTCGAAATCGGTGCCGCGCCGGGACTTCTCGTCGCGGGGCAGACCGACGAGCGCGACGTCGAATGGGTGCGGGCGATCCGCGCGCTCACCGGGGTCGACCTCGCCTTCTCCACCTCGACGTCGTCGGCCGCGCTGTTCCTCCGCGTCGACGACGCCACCTACGCGCTGACCTACGGGCACGGCTGGCACTTCCTGCGCGACGACCTGATCGACCACCAGTTCGCGCTGCGGGTGGCGGTGCGCACGGTCAACCCCGACGAAATCAGGGACATCACGCGCTGGGCGCTGTCCGCGAAGGCCCGCGTGGACCGGAACCTGGTGCCCGCGCGGCAGGGCTTCTGGGAGTTCGGGCTGCGTGAGCACGCCGAAATCATCCGGCAGCTCAACGGAAGGGCGCGCCTGCACCTGCTCGGCGGGCTCACGCACGTCCGCGAACGCGGCGACCGCAAGCTCCAGCTGAGCCTGGACTGCGGGCAGTCGCTGAAGGTCCCGCTCGCGGTCGACCGGGCACACCTGGTCGGCGATCTGCGCGCGCTGAGCGCGATCGAACGCGACCAGCCGCCGCACGACCAGCTCGCGCCGCTGCTGTGGGTGCGGCGCGTGCCGAGCCGGACGCCGCGCCGCGCGGAACTGGACGGCGCGGTCGCCGAGTTGCTGGCCGAGCCCGATCCGGCGCGCGGGGAAATCGGCGTCGCCTATCCGGCGCGCTACTACGAGGGCCCCGACATCCACTACTACACAGGCCGGGTGGCCGGTACGCGGCTGCGTACCGAGGAGTTGACCTGCGACCACCTCGCCGAGCCGTTGGCCGCGCTCCCCCGGGACGAATGGCATCGCGCGCTGTCCGCGGGGCGCATCGAAGGACGGCGTGAAGACGACGAGGAGCTCGGCGGCGAACTGCCCGCGTTGCACTGGCTCGCCGCGGAAATCGCCGAAGACGACGCGCGGTACATCCTCATCGACGGCGACTGGTACCGCATCGGCGACGAGTACCTCCAGCACGTCAGGAAGGTCAGCCGCACCGCGTTCGAACGGCCGCTGCCGTGGCGCCTCCCCGCGTGGAACGACGCGCCCCGCAACGCGAAGACGGGCAAGGTGCACGAGGAGGACTACAACCGGTACGTGGCGCGGACGCTGCCCGGTTTCCTTTGCCTGGACCGGAAACTGGTGCCGGGCCGCACGCATCCCAGCGGGTTCGAAGCGTGCGATCTGCTCGGCCCCGCGAACGAACTGGTGCACGTCAAGAAGACCAGCGGGCGCACCGGGTCGTCACCGCTGAGCCACCTGTTCGCCCAGGGCCTCGTTTCGATGGAGAGCCTCACCGACCCGGAGACGTGGCACCGGTTCCGCGGCCTGGTCGCGCGGCAGAGCGAGGAGCGCGCGCGGAACCTCGGGACGCGGCCGCATTCGGTCGTCTACGCCATCCACCGGACCGACAAGCCGCTCACCCCGGACACGCTGTTCACCTTCGCCCGCTCCGCGCTCGCGTCGGCGTGCGTCACCTCGACCGCGAACGGGATCCCGGTTTCGGTCGCGATCATCCCGTAG
- a CDS encoding sigma-70 family RNA polymerase sigma factor produces the protein MTDIDFTRDTEQYRRELLAHCYRMLGSIADAEDLVQETYLRAWRSYDRFEGRSSLRSWLYRIATNACLTALGHHSRRVLPSGLCGPSSDPDAPPDLAGDEVSWVQPIPDALLDPAAVVTAREGLRLALIASLQYLPPKQRAVLILRDVLAFPAAEVAEVLETSVAAVKSTLQRARARLDEVRPAADDLVEPAEPELRALLDSYIAAFVNSDAALLEKILRSDATLEAVPARTWYSGMETCLPYLVRHAFRDPGDWAMVPVRANGQAAAVSYERGADGVHRAWGVLVLTAGEGGIARVHAFADPGLVGRFGFPEIWPR, from the coding sequence ATGACCGACATCGACTTCACCCGTGACACCGAGCAGTATCGGCGCGAGCTGCTCGCGCACTGCTATCGCATGCTCGGCTCGATCGCCGACGCCGAGGACCTCGTGCAGGAAACGTACCTGCGGGCATGGCGGTCGTACGACCGGTTCGAGGGCCGTTCGTCCTTGCGCTCGTGGCTGTACCGGATCGCGACCAACGCCTGCCTGACCGCGCTCGGGCACCACAGCAGGCGCGTGCTGCCGTCGGGGCTCTGCGGCCCGTCGAGCGATCCGGACGCCCCACCGGATCTCGCGGGCGACGAGGTTTCCTGGGTGCAGCCGATCCCGGACGCGTTGCTGGATCCCGCGGCCGTGGTGACCGCGCGCGAAGGGCTGCGGCTGGCGCTCATCGCGAGCCTGCAGTACCTGCCGCCGAAGCAGCGCGCGGTGCTGATCCTGCGCGACGTGCTCGCGTTCCCCGCCGCCGAGGTCGCCGAAGTGCTGGAAACGAGCGTCGCGGCGGTCAAGAGCACGCTGCAGCGCGCCCGCGCCCGGCTCGACGAGGTCCGCCCCGCCGCGGACGATCTCGTCGAACCCGCCGAGCCGGAGCTGCGCGCGCTGCTGGATTCCTACATCGCGGCGTTCGTGAACTCCGATGCCGCGCTGCTCGAAAAGATCCTGCGCTCGGACGCGACGCTGGAAGCCGTCCCGGCGCGAACCTGGTACTCGGGGATGGAAACCTGCCTGCCTTATCTGGTGCGGCACGCGTTCCGGGATCCGGGCGACTGGGCGATGGTGCCGGTGCGCGCGAACGGGCAGGCGGCGGCGGTGTCGTACGAACGCGGTGCCGACGGCGTGCACCGGGCGTGGGGCGTGCTCGTGCTCACCGCGGGCGAAGGCGGGATCGCGCGCGTGCACGCGTTCGCCGATCCGGGGCTGGTCGGGAGGTTCGGCTTCCCCGAGATCTGGCCGCGGTGA
- a CDS encoding NADPH-dependent FMN reductase: MSVLPKIAVIIGSVREGRIGDGVGRWVAERLAGEPLEPMLIDLDGHTFPSTMIHHPDVEGFAETIGRADGVIVVTPEYNHSFPGPLKTAIDAVGPQWRAKPVGFVSYGGMAGGLRAVEALRPVFAELHTVTIRETVSLHNPWGPLADADTDYPDAAAEKALHVLTTQLLWWAEALREARAKTPYPA, translated from the coding sequence ATGAGCGTACTGCCCAAAATCGCCGTGATCATCGGGAGCGTCCGCGAGGGCAGGATCGGCGACGGCGTCGGCAGGTGGGTCGCCGAACGGCTGGCTGGCGAACCGCTGGAACCGATGCTGATCGACCTCGACGGCCACACGTTCCCGTCGACGATGATCCACCATCCCGACGTCGAGGGCTTTGCCGAGACGATCGGCCGTGCCGACGGGGTGATCGTGGTGACGCCGGAGTACAACCACAGCTTCCCCGGCCCGTTGAAGACCGCGATCGACGCCGTCGGTCCACAATGGAGGGCCAAGCCGGTGGGATTCGTTTCCTACGGCGGAATGGCGGGCGGGCTCCGCGCGGTCGAAGCGCTTCGACCGGTCTTCGCGGAGCTGCACACCGTGACGATCCGTGAAACGGTGAGCCTGCACAATCCGTGGGGTCCGCTCGCCGACGCTGACACCGATTACCCCGACGCCGCCGCGGAAAAGGCGCTACACGTGCTGACGACGCAGCTGCTGTGGTGGGCGGAAGCGCTTCGCGAAGCGCGCGCGAAAACGCCTTACCCCGCCTAG
- a CDS encoding DHA2 family efflux MFS transporter permease subunit — protein sequence MSTKSSLEPIPRSAWYASAVIALGGFVANMDGPIVSIGLETMRHDLGATLDGVQWVVTGYLLGLSAALPVTPWLVRRFGAGRLWLLSLVAFLVLSAACALSPTLPALIAARVLQAVAGGVMVASGQTVIGIVVGPARMGRLMGTLGIVVGAAPLVGPSLGGLLLAHFAWPSLFWVNLPIGLVTVLLGLRLVPPGERGATARLDHRGLALATISVPLLVYALTELGGVHTGSAPLHWALLALSLVLGAVFVRRSRRVPNPVLALRLFRVRAISLALGSVLLSSAAMYGAIVLLPLWLQIRLGHGAASTGLLLVPLGLGTSLVMIVAGRLTDRYGGARIALAGTGLVLLSTLPFLWFGGAPSLFLVQALLFARGVGLGLSMMPASVVAYTRVSPDDLGDATVLMNIGMRIGGAVGGALVVIPLSRALEFGWAFVVLAGLSVAAVAVTAWLLRVPAREKTTGRTGK from the coding sequence GTGAGCACGAAGAGCAGCCTCGAACCGATCCCGCGTTCCGCCTGGTACGCCTCGGCGGTCATCGCGCTGGGCGGGTTCGTCGCGAACATGGACGGCCCGATCGTCTCGATCGGCCTGGAAACGATGCGGCACGACCTCGGCGCCACGCTCGACGGCGTCCAGTGGGTCGTCACGGGCTACCTGCTCGGCCTTTCGGCGGCACTGCCGGTGACGCCGTGGCTCGTGCGCAGGTTCGGCGCGGGGCGGCTGTGGCTGCTTTCGCTCGTCGCGTTCCTGGTGCTGTCCGCGGCGTGCGCGCTGTCGCCGACGTTGCCCGCGCTCATCGCGGCGCGGGTGCTGCAGGCGGTCGCGGGCGGTGTGATGGTCGCGAGTGGACAGACGGTGATCGGCATCGTGGTCGGCCCGGCCAGGATGGGCAGGCTGATGGGCACGCTCGGCATCGTGGTCGGTGCCGCGCCGCTCGTCGGGCCGAGTCTCGGCGGCCTGCTGCTGGCGCACTTCGCGTGGCCGTCGCTGTTCTGGGTGAACCTGCCGATCGGGCTGGTCACCGTGCTGCTCGGGCTCCGGCTCGTGCCGCCGGGCGAGCGCGGCGCGACGGCGCGGCTCGATCACCGGGGACTGGCACTCGCCACGATCAGCGTGCCGCTGCTCGTGTACGCGCTGACCGAACTCGGTGGCGTGCACACCGGATCGGCGCCGCTGCACTGGGCGCTGCTCGCGCTGAGCCTGGTGCTGGGCGCGGTGTTCGTCCGGCGTTCGCGCCGCGTGCCGAACCCGGTGCTGGCACTGCGCCTGTTCCGGGTGCGGGCGATTTCGCTGGCGTTGGGCAGCGTGTTGCTCAGTTCGGCGGCGATGTACGGCGCGATCGTGCTGCTGCCGCTGTGGCTGCAGATCAGGCTCGGGCACGGCGCGGCGTCGACGGGGCTGCTGCTGGTGCCGCTCGGTCTCGGCACGTCGCTGGTGATGATCGTGGCCGGACGGCTGACCGACCGGTACGGCGGCGCGCGGATCGCGCTGGCCGGGACGGGCCTGGTGCTGCTGAGCACGCTGCCGTTCCTGTGGTTCGGTGGCGCGCCGTCGCTGTTCCTGGTGCAGGCGCTGCTGTTCGCGCGCGGCGTCGGGCTCGGGCTGTCGATGATGCCCGCGTCGGTCGTCGCCTACACGAGGGTCTCGCCGGACGACCTCGGCGACGCGACCGTGCTGATGAACATCGGCATGCGGATCGGCGGGGCGGTCGGTGGCGCGCTGGTGGTGATCCCGCTGTCCCGCGCGCTCGAATTCGGCTGGGCGTTCGTGGTGCTGGCCGGGTTGTCGGTGGCCGCGGTCGCCGTGACGGCGTGGCTGCTTCGTGTTCCCGCTCGGGAAAAGACAACCGGAAGGACTGGAAAATGA
- a CDS encoding MerR family DNA-binding transcriptional regulator, protein MSAPAVMPSIGVQELADRSGVAPSAIRFYDRNGLIHAERTSGNQRRFHETTACVIKVIRVAQRVGLSVAEIRELTDRLPPPERIGLDDWFRFRSALEEEVHRRIAELNSALDDLTGDTKLCEVPPA, encoded by the coding sequence ATGAGCGCGCCAGCCGTGATGCCGTCCATCGGGGTGCAGGAACTGGCGGACCGCAGCGGGGTCGCCCCGTCCGCGATCCGCTTCTACGACCGCAACGGGCTCATCCACGCCGAGCGCACGAGCGGGAACCAGCGGCGGTTCCACGAAACCACCGCGTGCGTCATCAAGGTCATCCGGGTCGCGCAGCGCGTCGGGTTGTCCGTCGCCGAAATCCGAGAGCTCACCGATCGGCTCCCGCCGCCGGAGCGGATCGGGCTGGACGACTGGTTCCGCTTCCGCTCCGCGCTCGAAGAAGAGGTCCACCGCCGCATCGCCGAGCTGAACAGCGCGCTGGACGACCTCACCGGCGACACCAAGCTCTGCGAGGTCCCCCCGGCCTGA
- a CDS encoding spermidine synthase: MSEVLERVRGVCGELVLRKVRVDPETADFEVIANGVFLMDTRNGESERLLVSVAADSVPGRARMLIGGLGVGFSLRAALDHDGVGDIFVVEREPAVVEWNRTGPLREVHGDALSDGRVTVVEADLVSWLDSTDERFDAMCLDIDNGPQWTVTEGNAALYSAAGLDMVAARLRPGGVLAVWSAEASDAFTRRLRARFSEVRVLEIPVPRGEPDVVWIARP; the protein is encoded by the coding sequence GTGAGCGAGGTGTTGGAGAGGGTCCGAGGCGTGTGCGGCGAACTCGTGCTGCGCAAGGTCCGTGTTGATCCCGAGACTGCCGATTTCGAAGTGATCGCGAACGGCGTGTTCCTGATGGACACCCGCAACGGCGAATCCGAGCGGCTGCTGGTTTCGGTGGCCGCGGATTCGGTTCCCGGCCGCGCGCGCATGCTCATCGGCGGGCTCGGCGTCGGGTTTTCGCTCCGGGCGGCGCTGGATCACGACGGCGTCGGCGACATCTTCGTGGTCGAGCGCGAGCCCGCGGTGGTGGAGTGGAACCGGACGGGGCCGCTGCGCGAGGTGCACGGCGACGCGTTGTCCGACGGCAGGGTGACCGTGGTCGAAGCCGATCTGGTGTCTTGGTTGGACAGTACCGATGAGCGTTTTGACGCGATGTGCCTCGATATCGACAACGGTCCACAGTGGACTGTCACGGAAGGCAACGCCGCGCTCTACTCGGCGGCGGGTCTCGACATGGTCGCCGCGCGGTTGCGGCCGGGTGGCGTGCTCGCGGTGTGGAGCGCGGAGGCGAGCGATGCCTTCACGCGCCGGCTGCGCGCGCGGTTCAGCGAGGTGCGGGTGCTCGAAATCCCGGTGCCGCGCGGCGAACCCGACGTCGTCTGGATCGCGCGCCCCTGA
- the asnB gene encoding asparagine synthase (glutamine-hydrolyzing), translated as MPTRIGRQPQEVPRTVCGIVAAVGEVDVQMCREMLGRIKHRGPDDTGEIQRGNVWLGHQRLSIMDVGGGAQPLSDVDGTTYLVANGEIYNHRHIREDLGHELFETGSDSEAALHALIVDGPVGLARLRGMFALAFMTAEGEFLVARDSLGVKPLYWARRDDVTLFASELRAFDEADRPLVESFPPGCCWSPASGLVRFADAIPARVRPARRAEEAGVWDESLLKSVRETIVSAVENRMMSDVGIGVFLSGGLDSAIVAAVAAEYAKRHDQPLPTFAVGAPGSSDLAAARVVAEFLGTEHHEIVMTREDAIAALPKAVRAIEHYDPSLVRSAVPNMLLAQYASKRVHAVLTGEGADELFAGYSYYHEAPFTDPDALQAELVRTVGELHHLNLQRCDRTTMAYGMEARVPFLDRDVIELALSIPPEHKMTGPGIEEKKLLRDAFEGWVPEEILRRGKEQFGDGSGAKDVLESAVRESPEIAAADGVELRTKEEAGFYAIWRDELDGIRADRTLGLFATT; from the coding sequence GTGCCAACTAGAATCGGTCGGCAACCTCAGGAGGTGCCACGCACTGTGTGTGGAATCGTTGCCGCGGTCGGCGAAGTCGATGTCCAGATGTGCCGTGAAATGTTGGGCCGGATCAAGCACCGGGGCCCCGACGACACCGGAGAGATCCAGCGGGGGAACGTGTGGCTCGGCCACCAGCGTCTGTCCATTATGGACGTCGGTGGTGGCGCGCAGCCGCTGAGCGATGTGGACGGGACCACCTACCTGGTGGCCAACGGGGAGATCTACAACCACCGCCACATCAGGGAGGACCTGGGGCACGAGCTGTTCGAGACCGGATCCGACAGCGAAGCCGCGTTGCACGCGCTGATCGTCGACGGGCCCGTTGGGCTGGCGCGGCTGCGCGGCATGTTCGCGCTCGCGTTCATGACGGCCGAGGGCGAATTCCTCGTCGCGCGGGATTCGCTCGGCGTGAAACCGCTTTACTGGGCGCGCCGCGACGACGTGACGCTCTTCGCCAGCGAACTGCGCGCGTTCGACGAAGCGGACCGGCCGCTGGTGGAGAGCTTCCCGCCGGGCTGCTGCTGGAGCCCGGCTTCGGGGCTGGTGCGGTTCGCCGACGCCATTCCCGCGCGTGTGCGCCCCGCACGGCGTGCCGAGGAAGCGGGCGTGTGGGACGAAAGCCTGCTCAAATCGGTGCGCGAGACGATCGTGAGCGCGGTGGAGAACCGCATGATGAGCGACGTCGGGATCGGCGTGTTCCTCTCCGGCGGGCTCGATTCCGCGATCGTGGCCGCCGTCGCCGCCGAATACGCGAAGCGGCACGACCAGCCGTTGCCGACCTTCGCGGTCGGCGCGCCGGGCAGCTCGGACCTGGCCGCGGCCAGGGTGGTCGCCGAATTCCTCGGGACCGAGCACCACGAAATCGTGATGACACGGGAGGACGCGATCGCCGCGCTGCCGAAGGCCGTGCGCGCGATCGAGCACTACGACCCGTCGCTGGTGCGCAGCGCCGTGCCGAACATGCTGCTCGCGCAGTACGCGTCGAAGCGCGTGCACGCCGTGCTGACCGGTGAAGGCGCCGACGAACTGTTCGCCGGATACTCCTACTACCACGAAGCGCCGTTCACCGATCCGGATGCGCTGCAGGCCGAGCTGGTGCGCACGGTCGGCGAGCTGCACCACCTCAACCTCCAGCGCTGCGACCGCACCACGATGGCGTACGGCATGGAGGCGCGCGTGCCGTTCCTCGACCGCGACGTGATCGAGCTGGCGCTGTCGATCCCGCCGGAGCACAAGATGACCGGGCCGGGGATCGAGGAGAAGAAGCTCCTCCGCGACGCCTTCGAAGGCTGGGTCCCCGAGGAGATCCTGCGCCGGGGCAAGGAGCAGTTCGGCGACGGGTCCGGCGCGAAGGACGTGCTGGAAAGCGCGGTCAGGGAGTCACCGGAGATCGCCGCCGCGGACGGGGTGGAACTGCGCACGAAGGAGGAGGCCGGGTTCTACGCCATCTGGCGCGACGAGCTCGACGGCATCCGCGCAGACCGCACGCTCGGGCTGTTCGCGACGACGTGA
- a CDS encoding TrmH family RNA methyltransferase, with protein MSPAIRARTRNELKSARRRRSHPCWGHLFAAPLWPLHGANLGTLLRTCDAVGACLAVPRFPWVPEALRRGNTLRRPACVHWVNDPLGWLARERADGTAVVGVELADEAVRLADLGAARGRTIAVLGHEQSGIPPEALDLLDVAVEIPMVGSGSSLNVAVAGSLVLYKLAGLA; from the coding sequence GTGAGCCCCGCGATCCGGGCGCGCACCCGGAACGAGCTGAAGTCGGCGCGCCGGCGCCGATCCCACCCCTGCTGGGGGCACCTGTTCGCGGCCCCGCTCTGGCCGCTGCACGGCGCGAACCTCGGCACGCTCCTGCGCACCTGCGACGCGGTCGGCGCCTGCCTCGCGGTGCCCCGGTTCCCCTGGGTGCCGGAGGCGCTGCGCCGGGGCAACACGCTGCGTCGCCCCGCCTGCGTCCACTGGGTGAACGATCCGCTCGGCTGGCTCGCCCGCGAGCGCGCGGACGGCACCGCGGTCGTGGGCGTCGAGCTGGCGGACGAAGCCGTCCGGCTGGCCGATCTCGGCGCCGCGCGCGGCAGGACGATCGCGGTGCTCGGGCACGAGCAGAGCGGTATCCCGCCCGAGGCGCTCGATCTGCTCGACGTCGCGGTGGAGATCCCGATGGTCGGTTCGGGATCGAGCCTCAACGTCGCCGTGGCGGGCAGTCTCGTCCTGTACAAGCTTGCCGGACTGGCGTGA